GCCGTCGAACCGGGCCGCACCTACACGCTGTCGGCGTGGGTGAACGGCAACTACGTCTACCTCGGCGCCTCCGGCACGGGCACGAGCGACGCGTCCACCTGGGCACCCAGCACCGGCGGTAACTACCAGCAGTTGTCCACCCAGTTCACCACGGGCGCCTCGACCAAGAGCGTCACGATCTGGCTGCACGGCTGGTACGGGCAAGGCAAGTACAGCGCGGACGATGTCACGCTGAAGTAGCAAGTGCGGCAACGAAAGTGGGCCTCGCCGGTGGCGAGGCCCGCTTTTCGTGCGTCAGGGTGCGGCCAGTGCCCGGTCGACGAGCGCGGCGAGCACCGGGGTGAGTGCCTTCGCGTAGGTGACGGTCAGGTGGTTGTCGTCGCGATAGATCAGCGCGTTGCCGGTGATGAGCGGGCAGCGCCGCACGGTACAGAACAGCTCGGTCAGGTCGGCATACTGCGCCGCACCCGCCACGGTCGCCGTGCGCTCGGCCGCGATGCCCGCGTCGTTCACCGCGACCGGCCGCGCCGGGGCGCAAGCCACGGCGTCGTCGAGATGGCCGGATAGGCAGGCCGGGGCGGTGCTGTGCGGATCCGGAACCGGGCCCAGCACAAGGACGCTCGCTCCGGTCGCGCGCAGCTGGGCGGTCAAGCGGGTCAGGCTGTCGAGCCAGGCCTGGTCGTAGGCGGTGAAGCCGAAGTCGCCGCCGTAGCGGCGCGACATGCTCACCACGATCAAGCGCGGCCGCTCGGCGCGCAGCCTGGCCATGATCTGGCCGCGCCACCGCACGCATTCGGTGTACTCCCGGCCCAGGTACGGGCTGGTGATGGGCAGTTCGAGCAGCGGGCAGGTGACTTTGCTCATCGTCTCCAGCCGCCACTGTCGCTGTTCGGCAACCTGTTCGAAGGCCGGACTCCACATGGCGGCGTGCGAATCACCGACCAGCGCCACCGTCGTCGCCGAACCGGATTCGCCCGCAACGCATTCGGGTTGACCGACGTCGAGCCAGGAACGGACGCAACCGTTGCCGAACACCGCCGCCTTGTCGCCGGGTGCCTCGGCGAGCGACGGATCGAGATTCGCTGGGACGGAACGTAACTCGGCCGACTCCGCGATAGCCGCCTGCACCTGCGCGGTCAGCTGCCGCACGGTCACCTCGTGCGGGTCGATCGCGCCGGTCGGCGGGGCGGGCGCCGTGGTCACCGCGAGGGCCTGCGCGGCCGCGCCACGACCGACCGGCGCGGGCACGGCCGCCAGCAACGCCACCACCACACAGACCACCGCCGCGGTGACGACACCGCCGCAGACCAGACTGAACCCGCCCGAACGCCGCAACGGCGCCGCGAACCGCACAGGATCCTCGACCAGCCACAGCGTCAGCATGGCCAGGCCCGCGGACACCGCGACCGCACCCAGCACGCCGACCGTACCGAGACCGTGTCCGAGCAGCCGGGGCGCCAGCTGCAAGACCGGCCAGTGCCAGAGATACCACGAGTAGGACAGCCTGCCGATCGCCCGCAACGGCACGGTGGACAGGGCGCGGCCGACGCCTCGGCCCGGTGCGGCGCAGCCCGCGGCGATGATCGCCGCGGTGCCGAGAACCGGTAGGAGCGCGGCAGTTCCGGGATACGGGGTGTGCTCGTCGAGGCGGAGGAAAGCGAGGACGATCGCGCCGAGACCGACCCAGCCCGCGGCGGCGGCAACCAGCGGCGGCAATCGTCGCCACACCGGGACCGAGAGCGCCACCAGACCACCGACGGCCAGTTCCCACGCGCGAGCGGGCAGGGTGAAGAAGGCCCAGGGCGGGAGCGTGCGGGTCCAGTGCAGCGCGGTCGCGAACGACACCGCGGCGAGCAAGGCGAGCGCGATCGAGTAGGGCATCGGCGAACCACCGGCCGCGCGCCGGCGCGACACGCACCAGGCAAGACCGACGAGCAGCACGGGCCACAGCAGATAGAACTGTTCCTCCACACCCAGCGACCAGTAGTGCTGGAACGGCGACGGCGGTGTGTCGGC
This genomic stretch from Nocardia brasiliensis ATCC 700358 harbors:
- a CDS encoding acyltransferase family protein — translated: MTRTATRESVIRQDDSAPRISLAQFRPDVEGLRAVAVLAVVAFHAGLGGIAGGFAGVDVFFVISGFLITGMLWREVSSTGTIGLARFYGGRARRLLPAAGVVLVATAIAAVSSLPPLQSRAVLGDAIASALYVGNVRLAVHGTDYLAADTPPSPFQHYWSLGVEEQFYLLWPVLLVGLAWCVSRRRAAGGSPMPYSIALALLAAVSFATALHWTRTLPPWAFFTLPARAWELAVGGLVALSVPVWRRLPPLVAAAAGWVGLGAIVLAFLRLDEHTPYPGTAALLPVLGTAAIIAAGCAAPGRGVGRALSTVPLRAIGRLSYSWYLWHWPVLQLAPRLLGHGLGTVGVLGAVAVSAGLAMLTLWLVEDPVRFAAPLRRSGGFSLVCGGVVTAAVVCVVVALLAAVPAPVGRGAAAQALAVTTAPAPPTGAIDPHEVTVRQLTAQVQAAIAESAELRSVPANLDPSLAEAPGDKAAVFGNGCVRSWLDVGQPECVAGESGSATTVALVGDSHAAMWSPAFEQVAEQRQWRLETMSKVTCPLLELPITSPYLGREYTECVRWRGQIMARLRAERPRLIVVSMSRRYGGDFGFTAYDQAWLDSLTRLTAQLRATGASVLVLGPVPDPHSTAPACLSGHLDDAVACAPARPVAVNDAGIAAERTATVAGAAQYADLTELFCTVRRCPLITGNALIYRDDNHLTVTYAKALTPVLAALVDRALAAP